A single window of Streptomyces aquilus DNA harbors:
- a CDS encoding cytochrome P450 gives MNASAAVPAPVPTAPGGLPLIGHAHHLVRTPLPFISSLRDHGSVVRIRLGPTPAYVVTDPVLTRTVLVTEAAHFAKGGKIFDVLRDVFGDGLATIGDGDTHLRNRRLMQPMFNKAHIATRRTAMIEQARSMVEGWEEGQLRDVFADMNDVTLAAFLVALFGADLPANLQREFTTLMPALMKGAIRQTVLPPWVTRLPLPANRAQARGIARLRALMDQAIDHGSTRSADTPVDMAEPAGCPHQAAADAERPGLFETLRAAEDQFTREQLQDEAITLMNAAIETTATALAWTLYELTRHPEIEERLRAELAAVCGGRPLREEDLDQLSYARQVLQEGVRKYGPAWMVTRTATRDVDLGGHRIPQGADVVWSPYLHQNDPAHFPDPDAFDPDRWADGRAPSTRDSFFAFGDGRRKCIGENFAWVEMQIILATVLEAWPRFRLASRPPRPETAITVKPDRLAMAFGAS, from the coding sequence GTGAATGCCTCCGCCGCCGTACCCGCCCCTGTCCCGACCGCTCCTGGCGGGCTTCCGTTGATCGGTCACGCCCATCATCTGGTGCGCACCCCGCTGCCGTTCATCTCATCGCTGCGCGATCACGGCAGCGTCGTCCGAATACGTCTGGGGCCGACCCCCGCCTACGTCGTCACGGATCCGGTGCTCACCCGCACCGTACTGGTCACCGAGGCAGCGCACTTCGCCAAGGGTGGAAAGATCTTCGACGTCCTGCGGGATGTCTTCGGCGACGGTCTGGCCACGATCGGCGACGGCGACACCCATCTGCGCAACCGCCGGCTGATGCAGCCCATGTTCAACAAGGCGCACATCGCCACCCGCCGCACCGCGATGATCGAGCAGGCCAGGTCCATGGTCGAGGGGTGGGAGGAAGGCCAACTCCGAGACGTGTTCGCGGACATGAACGACGTCACGCTCGCCGCCTTCCTCGTCGCGCTCTTCGGTGCGGACCTCCCCGCGAACTTGCAGAGGGAGTTCACCACCCTCATGCCCGCGCTGATGAAGGGGGCGATCCGGCAGACCGTGCTGCCGCCGTGGGTGACCCGACTCCCGCTCCCCGCGAACCGCGCCCAGGCCCGCGGGATCGCCCGGCTGCGCGCCCTCATGGACCAGGCCATCGACCACGGGTCCACCCGGTCGGCGGACACGCCTGTGGACATGGCCGAGCCGGCGGGATGCCCGCATCAGGCGGCCGCCGATGCCGAACGGCCAGGGCTGTTCGAGACCCTGCGGGCGGCCGAGGACCAGTTCACGCGCGAGCAACTCCAGGACGAGGCCATCACCTTGATGAACGCGGCGATCGAAACGACCGCCACCGCCCTCGCCTGGACCCTGTACGAGCTCACTCGGCACCCCGAGATCGAAGAACGGCTGCGCGCCGAACTGGCCGCGGTCTGCGGCGGGCGGCCCCTGCGCGAGGAAGATCTCGACCAGCTCTCCTACGCCCGGCAGGTCCTCCAGGAAGGTGTCCGCAAATACGGGCCGGCCTGGATGGTGACCCGGACGGCCACCCGGGACGTCGACCTGGGCGGGCACCGCATCCCGCAGGGCGCCGACGTCGTGTGGAGCCCGTACCTCCACCAGAACGACCCCGCCCACTTCCCCGACCCCGACGCCTTCGACCCCGACCGCTGGGCCGACGGCCGTGCGCCCTCGACCCGCGATTCCTTCTTCGCCTTCGGGGACGGCCGCCGCAAGTGCATCGGAGAGAACTTCGCCTGGGTCGAGATGCAGATCATCCTCGCGACCGTCCTGGAAGCCTGGCCCCGCTTCCGTCTCGCCTCCCGCCCGCCCCGCCCCGAGACGGCCATCACCGTCAAGCCGGACCGACTGGCCATGGCCTTCGGAGCTTCCTGA
- a CDS encoding MBL fold metallo-hydrolase: MPLRVPRLHIGSIEIIALNDGEGPFFSPRAEAFPEATAAQWAEADRHDPGAVDAEGRWWLQFRAYAIRSDKGVTVVDAGIGPADSPASSWAPVPGALPQSLAAAGIDPAEVDTVVLTHLHTDHVGWAVVTEAAAPSASAAVDANASTGSTTSARRPYFPNAEYLLQRAEFDALDALNPQLRETLTDPLTAAGRLRLLDGDTPLRAGRAVATPGHTPGHQSVLVTDGPEQVLITGDLLVHALQLLNPELAYVHENDPEEARHSRKRMLSRETATTLHLATPHLTQPFVSA, encoded by the coding sequence ATGCCCCTCCGCGTTCCCCGCCTCCACATCGGCTCGATCGAGATCATCGCGCTCAACGACGGAGAGGGCCCGTTCTTCTCCCCGCGTGCCGAGGCCTTCCCCGAGGCCACCGCCGCTCAGTGGGCCGAGGCCGACCGACACGACCCGGGCGCGGTCGATGCGGAGGGCCGCTGGTGGCTCCAGTTCCGTGCGTATGCGATCCGCAGCGACAAGGGCGTCACCGTCGTGGACGCCGGGATCGGTCCGGCCGACAGCCCGGCCAGCTCGTGGGCACCCGTGCCCGGTGCGCTCCCCCAGTCGCTGGCCGCCGCGGGCATCGACCCAGCGGAGGTCGACACGGTGGTGCTCACGCATCTGCACACCGACCACGTCGGGTGGGCAGTCGTCACTGAGGCGGCCGCCCCATCAGCGAGCGCCGCTGTGGACGCCAACGCTTCGACAGGCAGTACGACCAGTGCCCGCCGCCCCTACTTCCCGAACGCCGAATACCTGCTCCAACGGGCCGAGTTCGACGCCCTCGACGCCCTCAACCCACAGCTTCGCGAGACCCTGACCGACCCGCTCACCGCGGCCGGCCGGCTCCGGCTCCTCGACGGCGACACGCCGCTGCGCGCTGGGCGCGCGGTCGCCACACCCGGCCACACCCCTGGCCACCAGAGCGTGCTGGTCACCGACGGCCCCGAACAGGTACTCATCACCGGAGACCTCCTCGTCCACGCACTCCAACTACTCAACCCCGAACTCGCCTATGTGCACGAGAACGATCCTGAGGAAGCCAGGCACTCGAGGAAGCGCATGCTCAGCCGTGAAACCGCCACCACGCTGCACCTGGCGACGCCGCATCTGACGCAGCCGTTCGTCTCTGCGTGA